In the genome of Planctomyces sp. SH-PL62, the window TCTTGCCGGGGGGGCTGAACTTCTCGTAGTCCCAAAGCTCGGTCACGCGGGCGTGGAGGCCCTCGCGCTGGGGGATCGACCCGAGGAACCCATTGGTGATCGCGTTCTCGGCCTCCACCCAGGCGCGGGTGACGTCCGAGTCGGGGTCCTCCAGCGGCCGATACGGATCGGCGATCTTCACGCCGTGGTAGACGTCGACCGTGTCGGACTTCGGGGCCTCGGGATACGGGAACGGCCTGGCGGGTTCTTCGGCTTTCATCGGTCGTGCTGAGGCTCCGAGGAGGACGGCGATCGCGGCGACGCGCGGGAATCGGTTCATGAGCGGATTCGGTCCTTTCGCGTGGGGCGTCGGATCGGGTTTCTATTTCATGATCGGATGTCGCTGAAATGATCCCTTCCCCGCGAGGGGGGAAGGGATGATGAAGCGGGCCATCGCGGGGGGCGATCCCTGACGTCGAGGTCTCGTGGGCTCGTCGTCCCTGCATGGTCGCCCTCAGGTCCGGGGGGATCGGCGGAGGACGAGTCGGCCGGCCTCGACGGCCTCGCGGTCCGGGTCGCGGGCGATGGAGCGGAGGGCCTCGTCGAAGCGTCGGCCGCTCTCGTGGAGGAACAGCTCGGCGACGGCCTGCTCGTCGGGCCGGGCCGAGGCCGCATCGAGGCGGGCGAGCGTGCAGGCGGAGGCGATGAGCTCGACGGCCGCGAGGGCGACGCGATCGCGGAAGGATTCGTCATGGCGATCGCGGGCGCCGATGCGCTCGACGACCCGGCCGAGATGGGAGGTCCGCCGCGACAGGGCCTCGCCGAAGGGCCGGAGCATCGGGGTCGCCACGGGGACTCGCGGCGGCGAGGCCGAGCGGGCCAGACTCCGGCGGATGTGGGCGGCGAGCGTCGGCCAGAACGGGGCCGAAGGGCCGGCGCCGCCGGGCGAGGGATCGGCGTCGCCCAGGCCGCCGGCCGCGAGGAGATCCAGGGCCTCGTCGGTCGTTTCGTCGTGGATCGCCGGCGCATCGATCCGGGAGACGAACGGTCCCAGGAAGGCCGTGTCGACCGCGTCGGCGACCCCCCGATCGAGCCACGAGGCCGCCGCGACGGTCGAAGCCCTCAGCGCGTACGACCCGGCGGCGAGCCGGGCGAGGGCGGCCCCGGCGCGGGGGGAGCGGGCGAGGCGCTCGTCGCCCCGGACCTTCGCGACGGCCGCCGCGAGCCGGGCCTGCGCCAGCCCGAGGCCCCAGGAGGCCGCGAGGACGCGCGCCAGGCCGGGGCGGTCGGCGAACGCGTCGGCCCCCGCGACTCGCTCCGCGACGGTCCGCCAGCCCTCGCCCTCGGGGTCGAGGCTCCGGAGTTCCATCACTCGACAGAAGCCGACGACCGGGCCGTCGCGCCGCGAGTCCTCGGCGGCGGCGAGATCGACCGGCGCGGGGTGGGGGAAGAACGCCCAGGCGGGGAATTCGCCGGCGAACAGGGCCCGGACCACTCCTCCATGCGAGTGCGTCGGGCCGGTCGCTCCCGCCTCCGTGTTCCGCCCGACCGTTTCGATCGCCATCGACCTGGGTCCTTTTTGTTCGAGGCCGACCCGTCCTCGGGCCGAAACGCAGATTGTCGAGACGGCTTATTCAGCCCCGGGCGCGGCTCGGCGGAATCGATCGCCGCCCGCGTCCCGGCCGAGCCAGTAGGCGAACCCCGCCCCGGCGGCGATCATCAGGATCGTGACGCCCTTCAGGTCGGGGAGCCTGGTGAGGAAGTGGCGGAAGCTCGGGTCGTCGCGGAAGGGGAAGAACTTCCATTCGACGAACAGGGCCAGGGCGAACGCGGCGGCCGCGCAGGCGACGCCGCGGGCGTGCGAGGGCCTCCGGCTCGCCAGGCTGCAACCCAGGCCCAGCAGGGCGCCGGGGATCATCATCCCGTAGAATCCCCGGTGGTAGAGCCACTGGAACGTGTAATATCCTAGGGCCGCGCCGAGCAGGGCCCCCAGCGCGGCCGTCAACTCCTCGGTGATCCGGCTTGGCGCGGTCATTGGTCCGTCGCTCCTTGTCACGTCGCGGCCCTCTCGGAAAAATCCCCGTCCCACGATCCTAACCATCCCATGAGGCGAAAACCATGACCGACGAAGGGCGCGAGACGGCCTGGCGATGGGACCGCGACGGCGACGGCGTCTGGACCCTGTGGTTCGAGCAGCCGGGCCGTGATCTGAACATCCTGGACCGGCCGGCGCTCGACGAACTGGATGAGCGGCTCGCGGAGGTCGAGGAGGACTCCTCGGTCCAGGGGGTCTTGATCCGTAGCGCCAAGCCGGCCGGCTTCTGCGGGGGGACCGATCTGCGGCTGATCCACGACGCCCCCTCGGGGGCGGAGGTCGAGGCCCTGATGCGGCGAGGGACCGAGGTGCTGGACCGCCTGATGCGGCTGGGGCCGGCGACCACGGCGGTCCTCCACGGGGCCTGCCTCGGCGGCGGCCTGGAGCTGGCCCTGGCCTGCCGCCACCGCGTGGCCCTTGCGACGAGCGTGCCGCTGCAACTCGGGCTGCCCCAGGTCCGCCTGGGCCTGATCCCCGGTTGGGGCGCGATCGAGCACCTCCCCCGTCTGCTCGCACCCAAGGACGCGCTGGAGTTGCTCCTGTTCGGCGTCCCGATCGGCTTCCTCCAGGCGCGATCGCAGGGGGTCGTCTCGCGGCTGATCTCGGCCGAGGAGCCGGAACGGCTGGTCGAGACCCTCTCCGCCGAGGCTCCCGCCGAGCGCCCCTTCACGGTCGACGCCTGGGCCGAGGAGCTGGACTTCGCGCGGGCCAAGCTCGATCGACACTCCATCGACTTCCCCGAGGCCCCGGCCGCGATCCTCGAGGTGATCGAGATCGACCTCGCCCGAGGCCCCGAAGCCGCCCGCGAAGCCGCCATCGCCAGGTACGTCGGGCTCGCCCGGGACGAGGCCGTCCGGGAGGCCCTCGAGGACTTCCTCGCCCGGCCGAGCGCCTGAGGCGAGCCGAACCCCACGGTCGCCGATCAGATGTAGACCCGCCGATTGTAGACGTACCATTCGACGACCAGGACGCCGAGGGCGGCGAGCGCGGCGAGCTTCCACCAGTCGCGGCGGGCGTCGGGAACGGTGCCGGCGCCCTCGACGGGGGTGTAGCCGATCTTGATCTTGTACGCCTCGACGCGGGATTCGGGGGCGCCGGCGGGGACGAGGCCGCGGGTGGCGAGATCGCTCTCGCGGGGGTCGAACAGGTTGACGGCGAACGGCGACGCGCCGCCGGTCCACCGGGCCTCGTACAGGCCGGTCGTCGCGACGGCGTCGTCGACGAAGGCGCCCTGGGTGTTCCGCTCGATCGTCCTGGGCGCGGAGCCGTCCGGCGGGGCGACCCGGATCGTCCGCTCGGCCGTCTCGGCGCGGACGACCACCGGCCGGTTCGGGCTCGCGAGCGCGGCGGCCTCGCCCCCCTGGGTCCCGCCCAGGGTTTGCACCGCGTTGAACAAAAACAGGGGGAAGCTGATGTAGCGGAACCAGGTGGTGTTCGGCGTCTGGCCGTCGATGAGGGGGAAGGCGATCACGGCGTCGAGGAACCCTCCACGCGGGACGACGAAGGCCAGGGCGCCGGCGTCCCCCTCGATCAAGGGGACGGCCGAAGGGGGGAGGGGGTCGACCACGCGGGCCCTGGCGACGTACACCAGCGAAAGGTCGCGGACGTACTGCATCAGGGGGTGGCTCACGTCCCAGTCGAGGATCGCCGGGTTCTCGACGGGCTTCGCACCCTCGTAGGCGGGGCCGGGGGGGAAGACGCCGAAGTACAGGGCGTTGGATTCCGGGGGCTCGTCGGGCCGCCAGCCGTCGAAGACGACGAGGTCGTACCGCCCCCCCTTGAGGTCGCGGACGACGGCCTCTCCCTTCGCTTCCTCGGGCGTGAGGATCGTCGCCTCGGTCTTCTCGACGAGGGTCGGCGTGTTGAAGGCGTCGATCAGGTAGCGGTCGTTCGCCGAGACGACGAGGACGCGGGCCTTGCGAGCGTCGCCGACGACCACGAACGCCCGGTCGTCGACCGCCAGGGCGTCCTTCCCCGTCAACCGGACCTCGAACGCCGCGACGCCCGGCTCGGGGACGTCGAACTGGAACGCCTGCTCGCCCCGCGCGGGGATCTCCAGCGCCACGGCGTCGACCAGGCCCCCGTCGTCGCCGGGCTTGTCGAGCCGCTTGCGGACGAGCTGGGCCTCGGTCGTCACGGGCTCGGCGCGGTAGTTGCGCACCCTGCCGAAGACCTGGTGGAGGTCGGCCTTCTCCTCGATCGGGCGGGACTGCAAGGCGACGATCGCGACATTGTCCGAAGGGTCGCCGTTCGCGCCGGCCCCGGCCCGATCGGCCGGGGGGGAATCGTCGGCGGGGGGCGAGTAGGGCGGGGGAGGGGGGCCGACGACGACGACCTCGGGCTCCAGGTTCCCCAGGCTGAAGCCCTCGACGTCCGGGAAGCCGCCGTCGGTGTAGATGAACAGCTTGGGGGTGGTCTGGGACGTGGCGACCACGCCCTCGCCGATCTGCTTCGACGGGTTCGCCAGCCCGGCCGCGACCTGGAGCGCCTCGCGGAGCGACGTGGTCCCCTGCGTCGGCGCGACGGCGTCGATCCGTTGCAGGAGGAGCCGCTTGTCGCCGCTGTAGTTGGAGACGACGCGGGCCGAGTCGGCGAATGAGACGACCATCGCCAGGTCGTCCCCTTGCATGTCGCGGACGACCTTGCGGGCCTCGTCCTTCGCCTTGTCGAGCCGGCTGGGACCGTCGGCGTCGTCGACGGCCGACATGCTGGCCGAGGCATCGATCAGGAGCACGAACCGCCGGCCCTGGCCGCCGGCCCCCTTCATCTGCGGGCCCGTCAGCGCGAGCATCGCCAGGGCCGCGACCAGGAGTTGCAGGAACAGGAGCAGGTTGCGCCGGAGCCGCTGAAACAGGCTGTTGACGTGCAGATCCTCGAGGCTCTTGCGCCAGAGCAAGGTGCTGGCGACCGGCACCGACCGCCGCCTCAGTTTGAGGAAGTAGAGCGCGATGATCCCGAGCGGGACCAGGGCGAGCGCCCCCCACGCCGGCCATCCCAGCGGCGGGCTGAACTGGAGCGACCCCAGGCGGCTGAACAGGTTCCCCGGCATCCCGCGGCCTCCTTGGAAGTCGTGGTGGGCCCCCTCGCATCGGTCGTCGGGGGGGAAGCTGATGGATCGAAGGTCGTCCTTCCCCCCTCGCGGGGGAAGGGCTTTAGGGTTACAACTCCGGTTCGCGTCCCGCGTGGCCGGGGCGTTCTCCCTTGCGCCGGACGATCATGGTGTAGAGGACGTAGGCGACGAGCAGGCCGCCGAGCGAGTAGAAAACCAGGGGGTTCGTGATCCAGAAGCGATTCATTTGAGGAGTCCGCGCTCGCGCAGATAGTTCAGCACGAGTTTCTCGAAGGGGTACTGGTTGGTGGTGAAGACGTAGGTGATCCCGCGTTTGGTGCAGTAGTCGCGGAGGCCTCCGACGAAGGCGTCGAGGTTCTCCTTGTACCGCTTCAGGAGCGGGGCGCTGATGGTGACGTCGGCCTCCTCGTCGTCCTCGCAGTCGACGAGTCGGAGGTCGCCCACCAGCTCGGGCTCGACTTCCTCCCGGCTCAGGACGTGGATGACGAAGACGTCCATCCTCCGCGCCAGCAGGTATCGCAGGGCATCCTCATATCCCCGCTTGTCGAGGAAGTCGGAGATGACGACGACGACCCCCTTGCCCCCCTGCTTGATGGCGAAGTCGCGGGCGGCGGCGGTGAGGTCGCTCTCGCCGGAGGGCTCCAGCCGCTCCAGGTACTGGACGATCCGCCACATCTGGGACCGCCCCCGGACGTTGGGGACGCCCGCCTGGAGCCGCGAGGCGAAGGTCTCCAGGATGATCCGATCGTTGTTCACCAGGCCGATGAACGCCAGGGCCGCGGCCACCTGCTTGGCGTAGTGCAGCTTGGTCGGCTCGCCGAAGCCCATCGACAGGCTGGAGTCGACGAGCGTGTGGACGTGTAGGTCCTCTTCCTCCAGGAACAGCTTGAGGAACAGGCGGTCGAGCCGGCCGAAGGCGTTCCAGTCGATGTGCCGGAGGTCGTCGCCGGGGGCGTACTGGCGGTGCTCGGCGAACTCCACCGAGGTCCCTTTCCGCCGGCTCTTGCGCTCCCCCTTGAGCCGCCCGACGATGATCTTGCGGCTGACCAGCTCGAGTTGCTCCAGCTTGTGGAGGAACTCCGGGTCCAGGAGCGGCGTCCGGGCGGTCGAGGTCGAGCCGGAATCGGCGGGCATGGGCGGGGCCTCCCGGTCCCTCGCGGGTCGGATCGTCACGTTAGAGCGGCAGGAAGCGATCCGAAATCCAGAACAGGGCCAGCAGGAACCCGACGGCCGCGGCCACGCCCACGATCCAGGGGAGGATCGCGGCCAGGAAGACCGTCCAGCGAGCCTTCAGGCCCAGCGGCGGGCTGCGGTGGAAGAACGCCAGCGCCGTGAGCCAGCTTTCCATCACCACCAGCGAACCCGCCCCCGCCGCGAGCAAGGCCAGGATCGGCTCGCTCCGCCAGAAGAACGCCCCCGCGACGAACAAGGCCGCGCAGAGCGAAACCAAGCAGACGACGTCCCCCCGCGAGACGATCAACGGCTCGCGCCCGGGCTCCTCCCAGTCGATCTCCGGCATCGTCGGCGGGTCGTAAACGTCGTGCATGGCGGCGGCTCGATGAGTTCGTCCTGGTCTCTCCTTCCCCCACCGGGGGGAAGGATTCAGGCCGTCACGGCGACCTCGGCCTTCTCGGGGACGGAGTCGAGGATTTTCAGGAGGACCTCGTCGGGGGCGATCCCTTCGGCCTGGGCCTCGAAGTTGAGGAGGACTCGGTGGCGGAGGGCGGGGAGGTACACCCGGCGGAGGTCTTCGAAAGAGACATTGTACCGTCCGTCGAGCAGGGCGCGCACCTTGGCCGCCAGGACGAGGGTCTGGACGCCGCGCGGGCTGCTCCCCCAGCGGACGTACTGGTTGGTGACGGCGGCGGCGAACGGGCCTTCGGGGTGGGTCGCCAACGCCAGTCGAATGGCGTAGTCCTGGACGTGGGGGGCGATGACGACCTCGCGGACGAGTTGCTGGAATCGGATCAGGTCGTCGCCGTCGAGGACCTTCTCGGCTTTCGGGTTGGCTCGTCGGGTCGTGCGGTCGAGGATCGTCGCCAGCTCGTCGCGGGTGGAGTAGCCGACGACGAGCTTGAACAGGAAGCGGTCGAGCTGGGCCTCGGGCAAGGGGTACGTCCCCTCCTGCTCGATGGGGTTCTGCGTGGCCATGACGAAGAACGGCTCCTTGAGCCGGTGCATCGTCCCGCCCACGGTGACGGAGTGCTCTTGCATGGCCTCCAGCAGGGCCGACTGGGTCTTGGGCGTGGCGCGGTTGATCTCGTCGGCCAGGACGATCTGGGAGAAGATCGGCCCGCGCTGGAATTCGAACATCCGCCGGCCCTCGGAGGTCTCGGCTACCATGTTGGTCCCGATCACGTCGGCCGGCATCAGGTCGGGCGTGAATTGGATCCGGTTGAAGTCGAGCGAGAGGGCGTCGGCCAGCGTGCGCACGAGCAGCGTCTTGCCCAGGCCC includes:
- a CDS encoding vWA domain-containing protein, producing MPGNLFSRLGSLQFSPPLGWPAWGALALVPLGIIALYFLKLRRRSVPVASTLLWRKSLEDLHVNSLFQRLRRNLLLFLQLLVAALAMLALTGPQMKGAGGQGRRFVLLIDASASMSAVDDADGPSRLDKAKDEARKVVRDMQGDDLAMVVSFADSARVVSNYSGDKRLLLQRIDAVAPTQGTTSLREALQVAAGLANPSKQIGEGVVATSQTTPKLFIYTDGGFPDVEGFSLGNLEPEVVVVGPPPPPYSPPADDSPPADRAGAGANGDPSDNVAIVALQSRPIEEKADLHQVFGRVRNYRAEPVTTEAQLVRKRLDKPGDDGGLVDAVALEIPARGEQAFQFDVPEPGVAAFEVRLTGKDALAVDDRAFVVVGDARKARVLVVSANDRYLIDAFNTPTLVEKTEATILTPEEAKGEAVVRDLKGGRYDLVVFDGWRPDEPPESNALYFGVFPPGPAYEGAKPVENPAILDWDVSHPLMQYVRDLSLVYVARARVVDPLPPSAVPLIEGDAGALAFVVPRGGFLDAVIAFPLIDGQTPNTTWFRYISFPLFLFNAVQTLGGTQGGEAAALASPNRPVVVRAETAERTIRVAPPDGSAPRTIERNTQGAFVDDAVATTGLYEARWTGGASPFAVNLFDPRESDLATRGLVPAGAPESRVEAYKIKIGYTPVEGAGTVPDARRDWWKLAALAALGVLVVEWYVYNRRVYI
- a CDS encoding enoyl-CoA hydratase-related protein, which translates into the protein MTDEGRETAWRWDRDGDGVWTLWFEQPGRDLNILDRPALDELDERLAEVEEDSSVQGVLIRSAKPAGFCGGTDLRLIHDAPSGAEVEALMRRGTEVLDRLMRLGPATTAVLHGACLGGGLELALACRHRVALATSVPLQLGLPQVRLGLIPGWGAIEHLPRLLAPKDALELLLFGVPIGFLQARSQGVVSRLISAEEPERLVETLSAEAPAERPFTVDAWAEELDFARAKLDRHSIDFPEAPAAILEVIEIDLARGPEAAREAAIARYVGLARDEAVREALEDFLARPSA
- a CDS encoding AAA family ATPase translates to MADEATANGSDMEARAQEFRDRYIQVKSEIGKVIVGHDEIVHGVLTCLFVGGHALLEGVPGLGKTLLVRTLADALSLDFNRIQFTPDLMPADVIGTNMVAETSEGRRMFEFQRGPIFSQIVLADEINRATPKTQSALLEAMQEHSVTVGGTMHRLKEPFFVMATQNPIEQEGTYPLPEAQLDRFLFKLVVGYSTRDELATILDRTTRRANPKAEKVLDGDDLIRFQQLVREVVIAPHVQDYAIRLALATHPEGPFAAAVTNQYVRWGSSPRGVQTLVLAAKVRALLDGRYNVSFEDLRRVYLPALRHRVLLNFEAQAEGIAPDEVLLKILDSVPEKAEVAVTA
- a CDS encoding DUF58 domain-containing protein — its product is MPADSGSTSTARTPLLDPEFLHKLEQLELVSRKIIVGRLKGERKSRRKGTSVEFAEHRQYAPGDDLRHIDWNAFGRLDRLFLKLFLEEEDLHVHTLVDSSLSMGFGEPTKLHYAKQVAAALAFIGLVNNDRIILETFASRLQAGVPNVRGRSQMWRIVQYLERLEPSGESDLTAAARDFAIKQGGKGVVVVISDFLDKRGYEDALRYLLARRMDVFVIHVLSREEVEPELVGDLRLVDCEDDEEADVTISAPLLKRYKENLDAFVGGLRDYCTKRGITYVFTTNQYPFEKLVLNYLRERGLLK